Proteins from a single region of Theobroma cacao cultivar B97-61/B2 chromosome 10, Criollo_cocoa_genome_V2, whole genome shotgun sequence:
- the LOC18586739 gene encoding R3H domain-containing protein 2, translating to MDGSVVEDLGAPESWEVADLDATMSRLMLSSNKEPKPELPDAISSSASSAEKVIAEDVTNQVDQFLREAIQNPRERLSILRMEQDVEKFIHDPTQQQLEFQQLPTSYLRLAAHRVAQHYSLQSMVLLDNNLPDGSGFRIIVRKTSECRLPPIRLADIPVNLPSEDPGVVKVAIKQRPQKRSQVSSNSNSNCLKTNNSKSVEERKEEYNRARARIFNSNSSSSGSGGKPENELRLQDVSYHGSSGMPKMEEKPVSVVSDINSSRGLIESSTSSSRLARSRTEKEPIGRSKPNNRVAIFRDRETDRKDPDYDRSYDRYLQRFDPGFGFNSGPYTMQPMYTPAINYNTEFPQLGTTHRPQISTEHQPRALPQHIPGPWAAPSTATGISYGHPETMMPPFNPNHVGAHSTSAIYLHSSQYPCQRPGMPFIHPHEHVHQPFSQSHQQQPDASFGLARPR from the exons ATGGACGGCTCTGTGGTGGAGGATCTTGGGGCGCCGGAGTCGTGGGAGGTGGCCGATTTGGACGCCACCATGAGCCGATTGATGCTCTCTTCTAACAAGGAACCCAAACCGGAATTGCCTGATGCTATTTCTTCTTCAGCTTCTTCCGCTGAGAAGGTGATCGCCGAGGATGTCACTAACCAGGTTGATCAGTTTCTCCGCGAGGCTATCCAAAACCCCCGCGAGCGCCTTTCCA TCCTGAGAATGGAGCaagatgttgaaaaatttatCCATGATCCTACTCAGCAGCAACTAGAGTTCCAGCAGCTGCCTACGTCATATTTGCGGTTGGCTGCACATCGTGTGGCGCAACATTATTCACTGCAGTCAATGGTTTTATTAGACAATAATTTGCCTGATGGTTCTGGTTTTAGAATTATTGTCCGCAAGACTTCTGAATGTAGGCTTCCTCCTATTCGCCTGGCAGACATCCCTGTGAATTTACCATCAGAAGACCCTGGTGTTGTAAAGGTGGCAATTAAACAGAGGCCACAGAAAAGGTCTCAGGTTTCCAgcaattcaaattcaaattgttTGAAGACAAACAACTCCAAAAGtgtggaagaaagaaaagaggagTATAACCGAGCTCGAGCAAGGATATTTAACTCTAATAGCTCTAGCAGTGGTTCTGGCGGAAAACCAGAAAATGAACTGAGGTTGCAGGATGTTTCCTACCATGGTTCCTCAGGGATGCCGAAGATGGAAGAGAAACCTGTTTCAGTTGTTTCTGACATAAATTCTAGTAGGGGTTTGATCGAATCCTCTACAAGTAGTAGTAGGTTGGCTAGAAGTAGGACAGAAAAGGAGCCAATTGGTAGGAGCAAACCAAATAATAGGGTGGCGATCTTTCGGGACCGTGAAACTGACCGCAAGGACCCTGATTATGACAGGAGTTATGACAG GTACTTGCAAAGATTTGATCCTGGGTTTGGGTTCAATAGTGGACCATACACAATGCAGCCTATGTACACACCTGCAATTAACTACAACACTGAATTTCCACAGCTTGGAACTACTCACAGGCCTCAGATATCTACTGAACACCAACCTCGGGCTCTCCCACAACATATACCTGGGCCATGGGCAGCACCATCAACTGCTACAGGAATTAGTTATGGTCACCCAGAAACAATGATGCCACCTTTTAATCCAAATCATGTTGGTGCACACTCCACATCTGCCATATATTTACATTCTTCTCAGTATCCTTGTCAGCGTCCTGGAATGCCTTTCATCCACCCACATGAGCATGTTCACCAGCCTTTTTCACAG TCTCATCAACAGCAACCTGATGCTAGTTTTGGATTAGCCCGGCCCCGGTGA